One genomic segment of Scylla paramamosain isolate STU-SP2022 chromosome 11, ASM3559412v1, whole genome shotgun sequence includes these proteins:
- the LOC135104612 gene encoding putative surface protein SACOL0050, with product MDAEELSSVPPEKECTDDWEDYDEHDTGKQDTDTEEVNSVSPEKECTNDWEDCDEHDTGKQETDTEEVNSVSPEKECTNDWEDCDEHDTGKQETDTEEVNSVPLEKENTEDWEDCDGYDIGKEETDADEMNSVPPGKEAWEDYNEHDFGKEMDVDEVNSVPPEKENTEAWKDYDEHDTGKEETDADEVNSVPPEKEAWEDYDEHDIGKEETDADEVNSVPPEKENTEDWEDYDEHDTGKEETDAYEVNSVPAEKHEADQEDKEDAERECVSLKVKEPGIMIDTQMVQEGDYEDAHSEEKSPAEEETATEGDHETKKETDAEEPTLVRKMTPRVKAKKELDSRKKTLPCSRKRNVLSLKRNRKASGEKKKRYKRINVKSVRSKIDSHRSVPADYKPEVDLNVLESQPPPPGPARVRWAREVAALRTRMRTRKQTSALSLVHGSRAAHRSPLSHSY from the coding sequence atggaCGCTGAAGAATTGAGCAGCGTCCCTCCAGAGAAAGAGTGTACTGATGATTGGGAAGACTATGATGAGCATGACACTGGAAAGCAGGACACGGACACTGAAGAGGTGAACAGTGTCTCTCCAGAGAAAGAGTGTACTAATGATTGGGAAGACTGTGATGAGCATGACACTGGAAAGCAGGAGACGGACACTGAAGAGGTGAACAGTGTCTCTCCAGAGAAAGAGTGTACTAATGATTGGGAAGATTGTGATGAGCATGACACTGGAAAGCAGGAGACGGACACTGAAGAGGTGAACAGTGTCCCTCTAGAGAAAGAGAACACTGAAGACTGGGAAGACTGTGATGGGTATGACATTGGAAAGGAGGAGACTGACGCTGACGAGATGAACAGCGTCCCTCCAGGGAAAGAAGCATGGGAAGACTATAATGAGCATGACTTTGGAAAGGAGATGGACGTTGACGAGGTGAACAGCGTTCctccagagaaagagaatactgaAGCATGGAAAGACTATGATGAGCATGACACTGGAAAGGAGGAGACGGACGCTGATGAGGTGAACAGCGTCCCTCCAGAGAAAGAAGCATGGGAAGACTATGATGAGCATGACATTGGAAAGGAGGAGACGGACGCTGATGAGGTGAACAGCGTCCctccagagaaagagaatactgaAGATTGGGAAGACTATGATGAGCATGACACTGGAAAAGAGGAGACGGACGCTTACGAGGTGAACAGCGTCCCTGCAGAGAAACACGAGGCAGatcaggaagacaaagaagacgCTGAGAGGGAATGTGTTTCACTGAAGGTCAAGGAACCAGGAATAATGATTGACACGCAGATGGTTCAGGAAGGAGACTATGAAGACGCTcacagtgaggaaaagagtCCAGCTGAAGAAGAGACTGCAACGGAAGGTGACCATGAGACTAAAAAGGAGACGGACGCTGAAGAGCCAACACTGGTGAGGAAGATGACGCCgagagtgaaggcaaagaaggaaCTGGAttcgagaaagaaaacattgccGTGTAGCCGCAAACGTAACGTGCTCTCgctgaaaagaaacagaaaagcgtcaggagagaagaaaaagcgctACAAGAGGATAAATGTGAAATCAGTCCGCAGTAAGATTGACTCTCACCGCAGCGTCCCTGCTGATTACAAACCCGAGGTGGATTTGAATGTACTGGAGTCGCAGCCGCCACCCCCAGGCCCCGCGCGAGTGAGGTGGGCCCGAGAGGTGGCGGCCCTCAGAACGCGGATGCGTACCCGGAAACAGACTAGTGCGCTGAGCCTTGTTCACGGCTCGCGCGCCGCTCACCGCTCACCGCTGAGTCACTCCTACTGA